CCGCTGATGATGGCGGCCTGGAAGTTCGCGCCGGCCACCGCGCCCGGCAACGCGGTCGTGCTCAAGCCCTCGGACACCACCCCGGTGTCGACCGCCCGGCTGGCGCAGATGATCGCCGAGGCCGAGATCCTGCCGCCCGGGGTCTTCAACGTCATCACCGGCGACCGCGACACCGGCCGGGCGCTGGTGGCCCACCCCGGCATCGACATGGCCGCGATCACCGGCTCCGTGCGTGCCGGCATGCAGGTGGCCGAGGAAGCCTCCAGGATGGTCAAGCGCGTGCACCTCGAGCTCGGCGGCAAGGCCCCAGTGGTCGTGTTCGACGACGCCGATCCCGAGAAGGCGGCCGAATGGCTCGCCGTCGCGGGCTACTTCAACGCCGGCCAGGACTGCACCGCCGCCACCCGGGTGCTGGTGCAGGACGGGCTGCACGACGACTTCGTGGCCGCGCTGGCCGAGCAGGCCAAGAACACCGCCACCACGTTCGCCAACGGCCCCACCGATGAGGACGCGCTGGTGCCGCCGTTGAACAACCTCGCGCAGTTCGAGAAGGTCATGGGCTTCCTGGAGCGCAAGCCGGGCCACGCGAACATCGCTGCTGGTGGCAGTCGTGAGGGGGACCGCGGGTACTTCCTCGAGCCCACGGTCGTCGTGGACATGCAGCAGGACGACGAGATGATCCAGAACGAGATCTTCGGCCCGGTGATGACGGTGCAGCGCTTCGACGACGAGGCGAAGGCCATCGAGTGGGCCAACGGCGTCGACTACGGCCTGGCCAGTTCGGTCTGGACGGAGAATCACGGCCGCGCCCTGCGGATGGCCAAGGCACTGGACTTCGGGACGGTGTGGATCAACACCCACATCCCGCTCGTCGCCGAGATGCCGCACGGCGGGTACAAGAAGTCGGGCTACGGCAAGGACCTGTCGATGTACGGGTTCGAGGACTACACGCGCATCAAGCACGTGATGAGTTCCATCGAGCCGTGATGCTGCGCGCGGCCCCTCGCGCGGTTCATCGTCCAACCCTCGTCTCCACCTACGGTTTCAGGAGTGGATTGCGGGAATCGCTGCGAAAACCGTACCCTGGGGCCCATGCGCATCCTCATCATCGGCGCCGGCGGCGTCGGCTCGTCTGCGGCCCTCATCGCCGCGCGGCGTGGCTTCTACGAGCACGTCGTGATCGCCGATTACGACGGCCACCGAGCAACTGCGCTCGTGGCGCGCATCGGTGACCCCCGCTTCAGCGCTACCCAGATCGACGCCTCCGATGCCCAGGCGGTCGCCCAAGCCTGCCGTGAACACGCGATCACTCACGTGCTCAATGTCGTCGACCCGCGCTTCGTCATGAGCATCTTCGAAGGGGCTTTCCTGGCCGGGGCCGACTACTTGGACACGGCCATGAGCCTGTCCAGCAAGCATCCGGAGAAGCCCTACGAACTCACCGGGGTGAAGCTCGGCGACGACCAGTTCGCAATGGCCCAGGCGTGGGAGGCGAAGGATCGCCTCGCGCTGGTGGGCATCGGGGTGGAGCCCGGACTGGCGGACGTCTTCGCGCGTTACGCGGCCGACCACCTGTTCAGCGAGATCGATGAACTCGGCGTGCGCGACGCGTCCGACATCGTCGTGGACGGCTACGACTTCGCCCCCTCCTTCTCGATCTGGACGGTCATCGAGGAGTGCCTCAACCCGCCGGTGATCTGGGAGAAGGACAAGGGATGGTTCACCACCGAACCGTTCAGCGGCGCGGAGATCTTCGACTTCCCCGAGGGCATCGGTCCGGTGGAGTGCGTCAACGTCGAGCATGAGGAGGTCCTGCTCATGCCGCGGTGGGTGGACGCGAAGAAGGTGACCTTCAAGTTCGGCCTCGGCGACGAGTTCATCGAGGTGCTCAAGACCCTGCGCAAACTCGGCCTCGACCGCACCGAGAAGGTCAAGGTCCACCACCACGAGGTCAGCCCCCGCGATGTGGTTGCCGCGGTTCTTCCCGACCCGGCGACGCTCGGGGACCGGATGAC
This genomic interval from Micrococcales bacterium contains the following:
- a CDS encoding aminobutyraldehyde dehydrogenase codes for the protein MQVNNVVNGVVAPGQGDAQDLINPTTGEVFGQAPVSSQADVDAAVTAAREAYLVWRDVTPSVRQKAMLAIADLVEANADELVALESENTGKPIPVTMAEEVPPMVDQLRFFAGAARVLEGRAAGEYMEGFTSMIRREPVGVIAQVTPWTYPLMMAAWKFAPATAPGNAVVLKPSDTTPVSTARLAQMIAEAEILPPGVFNVITGDRDTGRALVAHPGIDMAAITGSVRAGMQVAEEASRMVKRVHLELGGKAPVVVFDDADPEKAAEWLAVAGYFNAGQDCTAATRVLVQDGLHDDFVAALAEQAKNTATTFANGPTDEDALVPPLNNLAQFEKVMGFLERKPGHANIAAGGSREGDRGYFLEPTVVVDMQQDDEMIQNEIFGPVMTVQRFDDEAKAIEWANGVDYGLASSVWTENHGRALRMAKALDFGTVWINTHIPLVAEMPHGGYKKSGYGKDLSMYGFEDYTRIKHVMSSIEP
- a CDS encoding saccharopine dehydrogenase NADP-binding domain-containing protein; translated protein: MRILIIGAGGVGSSAALIAARRGFYEHVVIADYDGHRATALVARIGDPRFSATQIDASDAQAVAQACREHAITHVLNVVDPRFVMSIFEGAFLAGADYLDTAMSLSSKHPEKPYELTGVKLGDDQFAMAQAWEAKDRLALVGIGVEPGLADVFARYAADHLFSEIDELGVRDASDIVVDGYDFAPSFSIWTVIEECLNPPVIWEKDKGWFTTEPFSGAEIFDFPEGIGPVECVNVEHEEVLLMPRWVDAKKVTFKFGLGDEFIEVLKTLRKLGLDRTEKVKVHHHEVSPRDVVAAVLPDPATLGDRMTGKTCAGLFVTGTGKDGQPRAVYLYHVCDNEWSMKEYGAQAVVWQTAMNPVVALELLSTGAWSGAGVLGPEAMPSEPFLELLKDGYGQEWKMEERPA